ATCGAGGGAATCTCCTGTGATGCATTTGCCTTAGCCATGCTCTCCTCCCGATGATCCAATAGTAAGGATTGTCCCCGGTGAACTGCAGTTTCCCTTCCAGTGGGCGAGTCCAGTTCGATTCCCGTAGAGTCTCAGGGTCAATGAAGTCGGCATTTGCTTCGGGGAAAACTTGAAGGAAAGGATGTattcgctttttccttttccttaagtttttgctgctgctgttgaagTTGTAGATgtagtttttccttttatgttcgtCCCAAAGCCACGCGCCGACGGAAGCTGCAATCAGCATCCCTTGAGGAAGAGATAGTAGATTAGCAATTGCATACGTATTTACTTTCGCTTATTTGCTGTTTCTAAGCATGGTACATAATAGCATGCAAAGTATGtgtataataatgttatgatgtgtttttttttctattgttgctgttgttgttttactgttattattattatcattattttattattaatattattattattactatatttgttattattattactcttattattattatcatcatcatctttatcattatttttttttattatgctcattattcctcatcatcgttattattctcattattatttttatctaatttttattgttatttttattattattatcattattgttgttgttgttgccattgttgttatcctttttatcattattattagttatttttttctttatttcattataactattatagttattattattattgattttactgttattattatcattatcattattattattatcattattatcattattattattattattattattattattatcattattgttgttgttgttattgttgttgttgttgatgttgtcattattaaattattgttttattatc
The genomic region above belongs to Penaeus monodon isolate SGIC_2016 chromosome 16, NSTDA_Pmon_1, whole genome shotgun sequence and contains:
- the LOC119583119 gene encoding uncharacterized protein LOC119583119; the encoded protein is METSQLSLLLLVGGLFYAHVGILMVTTQARVAKVTPFILCYPVRVGTVYLVLAGMLIAASVGAWLWDEHKRKNYIYNFNSSSKNLRKRKKRIHPFLQVFPEANADFIDPETLRESNWTRPLEGKLQFTGDNPYYWIIGRRAWLRQMHHRRFPRWPRKDPTCLYPELLDF